Below is a window of Leptotrichia sp. OH3620_COT-345 DNA.
GGGGCTTGCGGGCATATGCTAAAGCACTACGAAAGAGCAAAAGATGAAGATGGCAATTATATAAAATTTGGCAATCAAGATATTGATACAGCATTTTCCGGAATGAATTATAATCGCGGTCCGGATAGAAGCATATCGCAATGGGAATTTATCAAAAAGCGGTGTAGCGAAGTGTATTGCATGAATCGAAAAGATGTAAATGTCATGTGTTCGTGGGTGATCACAGCACCGAAAGACCTTAAAAA
It encodes the following:
- the mobV gene encoding MobV family relaxase; its protein translation is MAHVMKMTKGACGHMLKHYERAKDEDGNYIKFGNQDIDTAFSGMNYNRGPDRSISQWEFIKKRCSEVYCMNRKDVNVMCSWVITAPKDLKNDDMHRFFASAYKFLENRYGKENIISAYVHMDETTPHMHFAFIPVVFDKKKQRYKVSA